The Ricinus communis isolate WT05 ecotype wild-type chromosome 8, ASM1957865v1, whole genome shotgun sequence sequence CGAGTCATTTTAGATATACAAGAAACAGTGTCCAACTCAAAAGAATATcccaaaaatttattataattaagttgagcaaaaagttaataaaattgctgcacttttccttttccttgcaGTTACTTATCTCATTCCTAAAATTGCATGATATAATTTCTGAAATGAAAGCAATTTCAGGAAGAAATCATCTGTAGCCGTAATCTCATACATGGAACAGAACTGGGCATGATAAAGTATTTGGCTCTGGCACCATGGTGACATCCTGACTAAAATCTATTATCTTTGCATGGAGGACCccattattaatattcaatagtcacattttatatttaatcaatgCCAGATTGTTAAATGCGTTTATATCCTAAATTTAATCAATGTGGGATGTTAAccttctaaaaattataagatcGGAGCTGACAAATCTTTCAAAAGTTTCTTAAAAGGccaagatttttttttctttccacaTCCATGGTATGCCCTTTTGTGAAAGTTGaaataattgtttattaaGAGAAATCATTGAGTTTGTGAAGCTATTATATCTCACTATATCATTGTAAGAACATTATCATCTATGAGACTGTTAATTTTACACACATACACACACACatgcatgtatatatatatatatatatatatatatatatactgatGTAAAAGATCCAATATTTTACCAAATCTAAAGATATGATTGTCCCTGATGAGGAAGGTACATCAATTGAAGTTCTAgagcataaattttttttttttatttaattgttcaTAAAGCTTAAAGTTGATGCCATAATTGAAACTTGAGACGCTAGCTATCTAGAAATCAAATATATACCTGTAACTTGCTGTAGATAAACCAAAAGGGCAATAACAAAAGCAAGAAGGCAACCTGCACAAATGTGAAAACCCAATTTAAACCAGTTTGCTATTACCTGAAATATGAGAATTGAGATTGCCATAGAccataaaataaacaagaagAATTTTGCAATTACCTGCACGTATGACAAAATGATTGCTATTCCTAATAGGCCAACAAAGTTGGCAAGGAGAATATTGAGAATGAATGGAAGAGAATCATCTATTGTATAGAGATCTGAAGAAAACCTACAAGGCACACTAAATCTGTCGGCAGTTGAGCAGATAAACATTATTGACATATCTCATCAAGAAAGAATCTCATTCTAACCTGTTAAGTATTCTTCCAGCAGGTGTTTGATCAAAAAATTGTATAGGCGCATCAATAAGCTTCTTAAGCAATGTATTGTGCACCTGAATCGCAGCACGTAAGCCACCAAATGCAAATGAGAACGCCCTCACCAGCGTTAGGGATGAATTTACAATACAAAAGATGCAGAGTACAGCCTGCAACATCAGTTGCCAAGTCAACAAAAAATGAAGCAAACCTCCCAATAATAAGCTCCCCTAcagttcctttttcttctatgTTCACTCAAACAATAAAAGATACAGCATTGAAAGGTGCAGTTAAGGCAAATTGCATGCGCAGCTTAATACctaacaataatttttaactattaaaacggcttaatacataatattttttatattgaggAAAGGTTCTAGGACAACCTTGAAACCTCAAATGATAAACACAAAAGACACAATTGTAACTTTACAATTTACCAGTCCCAAAGTATACTAAAGTGAGCTTCCAGTAAAGATTTGATGGAAGGCCACCAACATGTATGATCAAGTTTTGTTAACCTTGCTGCCTATTTTTGGTTAATAAATACTCAAGGTGTCAAGCTTTCATCGGATTAATCGTTGTCCATATTATCAGCAGCTAGAGTCATTCCTTGCATTAATATCTATGAATACACAAGGAATAACAAGCAAGTGGTGGACCCATAAATTAAGTTGGTGTAAACTGCACGATTAACTAATACCCATAAGTTTAAACAGTTAAATCACCATTAAACAGGAAACTGAATTACCAGATAGAAGGATGTGGAGAAGCCTCCGTGGCTGCTTCCTGTTGTATCAACCCAATACGACAGCCACAAGTCATTGCCATTACGAGAAGCTTGCATTAGAATAGCTGAAAGGCCTATTACAACTATGATAAAGCAGCCAGAAAATGCTACATAATTCCTGTGAAAAAGAACGAACTTATAAAAGCTTACAATGTAAGAAATTCAGggagaaaacaaaatttttcttGCTAACCAATGAGAATTGAAAAGTCCTAAACATCCTtgcataagaaatatttaatctGTTCTAGTCTATGCGATACTAAATGGCATATCATTACTTGTATACAGCAAGTTCAACTCTGCCCGCTTTCCTCAGCTCAACTTCAAAAATTTCTTGTGCTTCTTCTGAAACACATATAGATTCTTTGTCCACTGAGGGACTTTTGATGCTTTCAGTAGAAGTATTTATCCTGAGCCCTTGTCCTTGAACATAAGATAATGTATCAAATTCATTTTGCAGAGAGAATGCTGAATATGATGAAACAGCCAAGTCCGTTGAATTTCCAACCCATTTCACATGCCCTCTCTCCATGACAACTATCCTATCAGCAGAAGATATTGCCTGCAATGCTCTACCACTGCCAAATCAGACCCACAACATACTTTctaatttcaataaataaaaaaacagaaTTCCACAACCAAATTTGTGCAAACAGATATCACGtgaatacaataaaaaataatcaagcaGCCATACAGTTCCTGAGCAATAACCCACTATTCAAGGATGGATGCACTATCAAGTTTAAAGATGAGCATATAAAAGATTATGCTGTGAACTTTTCAAAGGGCGAAGAAACAGGTTTCTAGTTGAAACACAAAGCAAATGCAAAGCGTACAACAAATGAATAATGGCAAAGTCTTCACTTAGTAAACTTACAATACATGTAATCAGGGAACCTTTCTTCCAACCGCCAATAATCTACAATTcttgttttataattaaattaagttctttctcatattcccCTTGATAAATAAGCTTCATCCAATAAGCAATTCATACTTTCATATGCACTTAGATAAATAATTGCTCTAATCTCCACATAACAGTTTCTTTTGGATAAGTAACATTCTAGAAAAGTTCCATGCAATATCATTTCCCATCTTGTAACACTAGCTTTGTAAGAACATcgaaagatttaatttttctctatttgGTTATAACATTGACAATCAATCAAGAAGTGTTTCCCGGTGTCtggaaaatatagaaaaaaattatatctccATTAAAGACATCTGTGAGATTGTTAGGATAATAAGATATTCCAGGTGATTCTTTCTATTATTCCCGGgcttagtttaagtttataaaaattggggAAATACTTGTTTCTGAAAAAGGAATATATCTTTCTTGAAAATTCTGAAAAAGGAATATATCTTTCTTGAAAAGTGGCTTTGCTTTTCCTTTGAACAGGAAAATGTTTTCTCTGTTTTTCGTTCTACCAATTTCTCTGTGCACACCAGACACCTAAAAGTCCAACAAATGGTTTTCAGGAAAATGATTTCCAGAAAACCAAGAGAGattcatcttctttcttttaaaacaattatttaGTAAAACCAAATGTGGATATccagtaaaagaaaaggattcaAGAAAACTACCTGGACATTGTGGGTGCAAAGGACACGGGTCTTTTGATCCAAAAGCGGACCCAAAATAGCATTCTGTAAAATGCACCTCGCAACTTCTGCATCAACTGCACTAAGGACATCATCAAGCATGTATACATCTGATCCCTGATAAATGGCCCTGTTCCACATCATTTTAAGTTTCAGataaagaattattaaagaacaatattcatatatagagaaataaatattgcagaagctagaaaaaaattaaacatgttATGGTATGACCTTGCCAAAGCAATGCGAGCTCTCTGTCCACCAGATAAGTTGACTCCTTTCTCTCCAATGTAAGCCATGTCACCTCCAGCCATCATTGAAATATCAACATCCAGAGCACAAGCCTTTATTGTATCCAAGTATCTGCCAATTAgggaaaacaataaaaaatggaTAAACCCACTATTCGAAAGCAGGAGACTATCCTCCCAAGCTCTGACAAAAGAAGCAATAATTGTCACTTAATGCCTTAGTGTCTTGATTCCCTCGCAATGGACTtgcaaataaaactaatacatCTTGTAGTTGAACATGAGGAAAGATAGTAAGTGCACAGAAAAAGTAAAGGTTTTTTCAAGAGTATTTATACCTCTCTGAATCATAATTCTtcccaaataaaatattttcacgTACTGTTCCAGACAAAATCCATGGAACCTGCAATTCCAATGAAGGCCGATACAAAATTTTGCATCAAAATGTTGTCAGCTATGAGAGCCTTGCCAAGGAGAAGTTGAAAAACCTGTGGCACATATGCTCGAGATCCACTAGAGTGAACTGACCCTCGAATGAATCGCATTTCCCCCAATATAGCACCCAATAAGGATGATTTACCTGAACCAACCTGCATAAATGACGTTAGCaataaagaacacaagacAAGGCATGTAGAAATAAAATCCTTGtaatagatattattatagCTTCAATAACATGTAGATCTATTCACATAATTATAAACAGGTATCCATATTACCATGCTGTTTTGTTAATTCAAGACCTGATATGCTATAGCAAAAATTATAAGCAATGCAGTCAAAGTGTAGGCAAACTGCCACTGATATGAATGTACTCAAAATTTGTACGCAACATTTGAACATAATTTGTACTGATCAGAAGGAAATAACCACTTCTTCAGGAAAAAAAACGAAATAATCACTAGAAAATTAACAACTACTAATGTTATGAGATTTGAGAATTTATATAACCCAAGCATTAAAGGCAAAGAGAAGTTTAAGATTGACAAGGCACTTTGACATCATTAGCTCACTGCAATTAGATAAACTAAACAACATTCATTATTTCTATGTAACATAAAGAGctcttggaagaaggatgagACCATACTTTTTCCTTAAAGGGGTCAATAAGGAAGAATACTGCATGTTCAAATCCATGAGTTTGAAAAGCATATAGAACTGTAAGAGGTTCAAGGAGGGATTTGAATTTTGACCTCTCCAACAATTGCAATGAATGACCCCTTTGGAAGAGTTACAGTCACATTATTTAGCACCAGATTCTGTTGCTGTTCATCACCACTTGACCAAGCACAGCATACATCATGCATCATAACAGCCATATCATCAGATACAAAGTTGGACTGGTAATTTGGAGAAAGAGATTCAGTTCTCTGTTCTAATTTATGTTTGTTCTCTGGACAACCAAGAAACTTGCTCAATCTCCTGGTTGATATAAAGGCCTGGTTTAAAGAAAGATGCCGCTCTTGATGAATCCCATCAGTTGAATATTTATGCTTGAAAAATCACAGTACAAGCACAACTCACATCAATCAATCCATTGATGACCCACGGGAATGAATTGAGAGGAgagattaaattattaaacagAGCAAGACAAGTGAAGACCTGCAATACAGCTTCtcagaaaatcaaatttctttaTCTATCACATTGTTGCGAAggaattaaacaaaataaataatgcaaaattgaataaaatttcaaaagaaatttatcattaataatatcaCATGACATATGATTAAAATACCGTTGCAGCCTCCAGTTGATGCCCCATCAATGTAAAAAGTCCAAAAGTGAACAGAGAGAAGAGAGTTGGTGTTGTAGCCCAAAAGAAAACACACCATGCATCCAAATACTTCCGCGTCTGACAAGATAAGGCAAATTTAATGATTGACAATTGTTCAAGCAtctgaagaaaagaaatagtacCTATATGTTGCATTACTCTTAGACCACACAAGAATAGAAGTACAGAAGCATACAGCTAAGTGCTTCACTTCTGTAGATCTTGTCTCCATTAACCGGCTAGAGAAAAGATGCTCCCACCCATACATCTTTAAAGTGCGAATATATGTCAAAATTTCTCCTGTCTTTCTTATCCTGTTAACGAACAAACCTATTAGAAGCTCGATCAAGATTAAGTAATTGTGCGGTGCATTTTATGCTCTCATAACTACCAAACATATAATCACATAACAATGTCACAGTTGGCATTCCCCTTACTCTTGATTTAACTGTTTAATGAGAGTactacataaaattttaatgcagGATAGCAATTGGAGTACAGGAAAATGTGTGGGCACCAAGACAGTGCCATCAAGCATCGGAACTCATCAAAAAGGAAGACAACTTAATTCCTATATATCTACATGCAGACTGACTATGGCACAGCTTAAAAGCCAAGAAGCATATATTAAAGCAAGCAGACATTGATCTAGGTTCTCACAATCACAATTCTGAATCTCACAATTAGCTTCTCAAGCATTATTGATGCAAAAAATGATGTCATGCAAGTGCGTACCTCTCATCCTTTTGCTTCATCATTTTCTCAGTAGCACTTGCAATTAATTCAGAAATCCATTTATTCACTGCATGGAAAACATTTCAGTAATAAGATAAAATGTCGCAGTTAATAAGCTCAACAACATTAAATCATGTCATACTGCAGGAGTGTCCATAAGTCCAATAAAAATGCAAGGTTATATTGCAAAAAGATTTATGGATGAGAAATTAATCAGATTCTTTAATTATGAGGTCTGATATTTGACACTGAAGTTCCAAGGGACCAAGGTAACCCAAATTGACTTTGAGAAATTTCTTTAGTAGAGGATCAAAATCAGAAGAAGGTAAAGGCATGTTTGTTTCTATGATAAGAAGGATTCAATAAGCAGGACTTGCATAGTACATTTAGAGATGGTCAATTTGTGaaatccaaaaacaaaaaaacaggGGGAAGATGAAGTAAAAGTCTCATGCAGGAAAGCTCCAAGTGACAGGTTTCCACCACTTCAGAGAGACTTTATCTCGATTGCCCCTCCTTGGACCAATGGACCCTATTTCATCAGCACCAGGATTGGCTACAAGGAATATCTTCTAGTAGGCATCAAATATAACCCGCATTCAGAATACATATTCAGCTTTACAGAAAGATTAGGGaggaagaaagagagagacagagagagagagcacaTGCTGTACATAATGTACTTTTATAGCCTTATCCTCACTCACACAATCAAACATTAAGAATAGTACACAAGCAATTGTGGTTCTTCTTTATCATTAGCACTTGATAAATATATGAGGGATTCCTAATGAGTCATTAACACTTGATCAGTTTATGGaatatactttatatttgAGGTCGAATAATGGCTAGAAACCATGACACACACACTTATCTTCACTCACACAATCACAGCGACAATAGCATACAAGCAACAGTGTTGTTTCTTTAGCATTAGCACTAAATCAATATATGACGGGTTCTTCTGAATCACTAACATAGAATCAACTTGTGGGATTTACACTATAATTTGAGATTTAGAAAAGGCTGGAAACCATGTCCAGCACACACACTTGATGCAGAGGCATGTGCACATTCATGATGATAAAGCAATATTAATCAAAGCCCAACTACAGAAAAGTCATATTGCAGATATCTAGCAACAGCTTAGACactaaacaaaacaaaaataccTGGAATCAATAGGATGGTTATTGCCAGTCCAGATAGAAAAGCAAATTTGACTTGTGTATACAAAAGGTACAGAGCCACTCCAATTTGTAAAGGCAAGCTGAAAAGATCACAAGAAACTTTTTTTCATGTCGTACAAAGAAAATTCGACTATAGAGGCACTGATAATTCAGTTTAGATGCTATAATAAAATCACCTTTGCACCGAAAATACAGGGACAAGAGAATCAAAATACCGTTGCTATGAAAAAAATAGActcaaacaaagaaaaataaacctaTCATAAAATGCTatgtaaaaagaaatacaattaaaaactTCCCAACGCAATATGAGAGCCttaggaaaagagaaaagaaaaaaagaaaactaatagGCTTATAGGCACATAACTCTTTTCAACACAATAGATACATAGCCATCTTTGTACTGTTTTTCAGTGGGTATTACTCAATTCCCAAAGTTATTTTACTTGCAGTATCATATCAAGCACATCTTTTCCATGCAACAACATATTGTAAGAACTCTAGCAGAATTCTTGGCAACTTAACAGATAGCCTCTCTCAACTTCTTTGGGAGGCAGTTTTATGTAACTGATTGATAATATAACAGCAATaacaatattataatatagcATTAAGACGTTATAAAAGTAAGTAATAACTTTCATAAAAGAAAGTACAAACTTTAGAATTGCTCATTCCACTTTTGAACAGCACTCTCTACTTCTAAACAGCAAATTAAATCACAGACTTTGACAGTTGTTAACCCCAGTAgaacatttaaattatttttcatatatgttATAAGACTGAATCTTTACCTCCACACATCATGGAAACTGTTGCACAAATTGACAGTTCGATCAGCATCTACAGACATAAATGTTTGTATTTCGCCCTCAGAAAATTTGGATCGCTCTGCTAGGGTTACACATAGACACTAAGACAAAAGTATTAGTAATGCTTAACTGATGATAAAGCAGTGGTACGTCATAACATGCAAAATAAACTGACCTATGTCATGAAAGAAGAATCAAGTTCGTCAACAATAGCTTATCAACCCAGATGAAGAGAAGTCTCATGGAGTCAAGAAAGGgttttatgtaatatataatcatagaataaaatataaaacatataccCTAGAGGTATCACAGCATGCAAACTTAAAGATGAGCCAAATGAAAAGCATCAAATTAGATCAGTAGAGCACAATGTCTTATTCTGCGGTTGGCTGGTCACCATAGAAAGCAAAGGAAAGTGACAGGAAGGATTTACTTTAATTTACATCCTTAAAACTTTTTTATGCTGTTACTGTTATGCCCTACTGTGGTATATAAATGTAGTCATAAATCCAAAGAGTATTAATGTAATTGTAATTATTGCTTGAAACAAATTGGGATCATTAAAGAATTTCAGAAAGTCAATGGCAACAAGAAAGCTAGTCCTTAGCATCACACAAACTCAGAGCATCTAAGCTagtccttttctttgaaataaaGTTAGTGAAATACCCAATTTAATGCAGCAGGTATTAGTTTCAGGTAGCTGCTAGATGAAGGTATCAACAGAATGGTCCTAACATAATTAAGAATACCAATACACTAGCTGATTACATTCATGTTATgaagaaaaacatatatatgtacCTTCTGATAAATTACAGTCATAATGCTAGCTCGTAGCTTTAGCTTCAACTTAGCAAGATGAAATGAATATTGTGTATCTAAGAAGGATCTGCAAGATTGGGACAAGTAACAACCAATACTTACCGTTAAATGTCAAGTGTTGAACTCAGGTAACTGCAAAGTGAAAAATGATCTCTAAATGACAACAAGAGTAAGTACATTAAGTGTGTGAGTTTGTTTGATAAACTGAAACCATGGACATCAAAATAGTAGGAGTTGCATACTTGTTACTCCTTAAGACATAAGTCTTCATGATTCAATTAGAAATGGAAATAGGAATATAGTTGGTGAAAAACTGCATAATCTCAGGATCATTTTGGTTCCATTATGTACTAATGATCTATGAAAATTAGTTCAAATGGATACAAACATGAAAAGCTTAACAGGAGAATGATCCAACAAGCAAAAAAGCTTGGTCCACCAAAAAACCAGGTTGAGAAAGTCTTTTGTCTCCTGGCGAAATCCAGCAGTTGAGACAACATACACGGCAAAGGTCCCTATGGAAGCGTGTCACTCTATGGGCACATTTTACTGTCTTCCACACTTCTTTTGATTCACATCTTAATcctattttgataataattccCAGTAAAACTGGGAGCAAAAGAATTCAAGGAGACCAATGCTCAGAATGCAATtacaagaaaaaattaaaagaaagcaaCAAAGTAGAAGGAAGTACAAAAGAGACTGAATATATGCTATTAAACACTATGAGTGATATTTACTTCAGGACAGAAGTAAGGCCTAAGGATAATGCTAAAAGATAGCCATCCCAATGTGCAGAACCTGAAAtcgtgaaaaagaaaaattcagaaaacaatttatcagcataaacttcaaaataatatggttattaagcaacaactataaaataagaagtgaCCGAATGGATTTAGCTTGAATTAAATACTTGAAAAATCTAAACATTGACACCAGAGTTCTAAGTAACGGATTGTAGTTAACTAAGATACGAAATGCGAGGACAGAAATTTATTGTTCCAAGACCCCAGTTAGCAccaaatttttttcattaaagaaCCATGAAGAGAGGAGCTTAATGATCGATGAAGCAAACAAAACCATTATAACAGGGAAAAGACCAATTCAATCATTAGAAgaggagaaaataatcattaatttcCAGTGTCACTTGAAACTAATAGATGCTATTTCAACATTTGAGAACCAGAACTGAAAACTGATCAAATGCTTCAAACCTCGTTGAAGGAACCGAATAAGCTTATTGAGAAGCAATGGTCCCGCAAAACCAATGCAATCATTGAACACCTGTAAAAGTATAGATGCATGTCCCTCTGAGTAAGCAATAAAAGgaattatttaatgaaaaatattgttCATCACAGACATTCAAATATTTTGTAAGAGATTGACGCATTTGTTAGACACAGTAGTGATATGCATCATACTAGCATCCAACATCTttgtttttctcattttctttttcttgttctttttgcATGAAACTGCAGTTAAAGAAAAAGCTTTCTCATAATAACCAAGACCTTCACTgcaaaagaagaatataaattaCTCAATCACCTATTTTCAATAATGTTTACATCATCATCAAGATTAATGTGTGAGAGAGTTTTATCTAAAGCATAAGCAACTATTTCAACAAGAAAATGAactatatagaaaaaaaaaggtgatgtcatgaagaaaacagaaagaaatgATTTACAAAAGGGACAGAAAAGCATAGACTCATATGGGTAAGCAACAATTCAAAAAGATTATGTGCTACGCATTCTCTTCTCTAATAATGacttgaataataaaaatatcaataatggGATTCTGATagtcaatttaataaaataagtgttATTAAGGAATTTATCCTGAGTGAATAAATTACCTTTAATAAACCAATACGAAAATATGGCCATCCATATGCGCAACAGATTGCCTTGAGCAAGAGTGGGTTAGAGCTAGTCTGCTGAGCTTGCCAGCAGCATGACAATCTATCATGACAGGATAAAGGTTCCATATCATCAGGTAGCCCAAGCAAATCTTCAAAGTCAAGCTGCTTTATAATACCGCGCTTCATCACAGGAGTGATAGATTTGAATGTCATGAGATTCCAACAGCTCTGAATATTTCCCTTTGACAGCCACAAGTGGTACAATCATTTACTGTAAATCTTTTTGGCTTtgaatgaagaaaagaaataacaagACAACACCTTTAATGAATATCTATTATGGATATGACTTATGAGTTCAGTGTCACCTCAACCAAAAAATTGACATTGCACTACTCATGATAGAGAAGAGGGAAAATAGTGATTAACTATTTCAGGGGTGAACACAGTATACCACATTGTTCTTCTGTTcttgaaatatatacataacAGAACTATGTGATtgattggaaaaagaaaacaacaaaacaAACTAATGATGTGCAAAATTACAAAGCACTGTGACACCTGTTCAATTCAAGCTACAATGCTCCTGTAGGATAATATATGCTAAAACCTTGACCACGACAATCAAACAATCTAAGGTTTATCAATAAGAAATAAGAACATAGATCTTATAGAGAATAATCTAAATGGCAATAGATTACTTACAGAGTCCACAGGATAAGCTTGCTCAATATCTATATCAGCAGAAAGAAGTGGATCTTCTATTGAACTATAATTTATACAAGTAACAATATGGTCAGCAAATCCCAATATTAGAACAATAGGAAATTCAAGGCATGGCATTTTCTTATTCACTACTTGGTTCTTAAACAGAATTTCAATCAAACGAGTCGATGATAAACATCACGAGTGTAGCTTCCCAATCGCATCCCTGGTAGCATTAAGAGCAGTATTTTGCAAAGGGATTATCTAGGAGCATGTTAGAGTCTTTTCTACTCAATAGTACTAGTGCAACATAGTTACAGTAAAAAGTAGAGACACTATAAGCAAACAACTGAGTGGTTATACCTGTTCTTTGGAGATGCCGCCCTAATCCTGATAATGTTGATGGATATGCTAAATAAAACATCCAACAAAATGACTGAACTCTCTTTCAGGCATTCTAAAACCTGCCCATTTGGAATATGCAAGAAATTAAGATTTCCGTTTATTaggaagaaaaaatgaaacagTGCAAACTGAAAATCTATCCTATAAAGATGACcaaaaaatttttaaaagaaatatgatttATTCATAACAGAAGGAATCAAATGTCTACAAACCTAATCTTTACAGTACCTAAATTACACAATTATACCACTCAGGGTTATCAAAGTTCCCCCAAAATAAGTCAAGATGTTTAAGAAAGCCTATGTCAAGCATAACATAGAAGGCTCTCGACCTCAAGGCTATCTGCAACTCATAGCATGGATGTATACTGGAAATATATGTGATGATATGAAAGCATCAGAGAATCAAGTTTTGACTGAATTCTGttcatatcaataaaatattaacacgatatcacataaagcaatcatGTCATGTCAGGTTAGCCTGAAATTCACATGCTTTTACACAgtcaattttaattgtttaacaAATACCACTTATAATCTTTTCACATATTAGGACTGAATGTAGAGAGAAGGAACCTAACATAAACACATAATAACCTCCATTGAAGCAAATGTTTTGTGCAGATGAATGATTTCCAGCACTAATTTCATGATCCACCAGAAACAGAGTAGCCGGTGGCAAAATATGTCTTTGAAGCAGACCAAATTTGAAGAAAGTATGATGGCTGTCTGCACATTTGTTAGAACAGaatatctaattaaaactCTAGAACTAGCAACAAAGGATGGCAACAAACAACTTAAGTTAGAGAAGCTTACCCAAACTATCAGTTGAGAACTTCTGAAAAGCCATTCATGATATACTACAAAACCTCCATAAAGTTCTTTCTTGAAAAGCAAAATCATGTCCACAAATGataaacatgctccaagtgcTGGTAGAAATTGTGATGTAATC is a genomic window containing:
- the LOC8280242 gene encoding ABC transporter C family member 13 isoform X4 yields the protein MILLFKKELYGGFVVYHEWLFRSSQLIVWTAIILSSNLVCFKDIFCHRLLCFWWIMKLVLEIIHLHKTFASMEVLECLKESSVILLDVLFSISINIIRIRAASPKNSSIEDPLLSADIDIEQAYPVDSGNIQSCWNLMTFKSITPVMKRGIIKQLDFEDLLGLPDDMEPLSCHDRLSCCWQAQQTSSNPLLLKAICCAYGWPYFRIGLLKVFNDCIGFAGPLLLNKLIRFLQRGSAHWDGYLLALSLGLTSVLKSFLDTQYSFHLAKLKLKLRASIMTVIYQKCLCVTLAERSKFSEGEIQTFMSVDADRTVNLCNSFHDVWSLPLQIGVALYLLYTQVKFAFLSGLAITILLIPVNKWISELIASATEKMMKQKDERIRKTGEILTYIRTLKMYGWEHLFSSRLMETRSTEVKHLATRKYLDAWCVFFWATTPTLFSLFTFGLFTLMGHQLEAATVFTCLALFNNLISPLNSFPWVINGLIDAFISTRRLSKFLGCPENKHKLEQRTESLSPNYQSNFVSDDMAVMMHDVCCAWSSGDEQQQNLVLNNVTVTLPKGSFIAIVGEVGSGKSSLLGAILGEMRFIRGSVHSSGSRAYVPQVPWILSGTVRENILFGKNYDSERYLDTIKACALDVDISMMAGGDMAYIGEKGVNLSGGQRARIALARAIYQGSDVYMLDDVLSAVDAEVARCILQNAILGPLLDQKTRVLCTHNVQAISSADRIVVMERGHVKWVGNSTDLAVSSYSAFSLQNEFDTLSYVQGQGLRINTSTESIKSPSVDKESICVSEEAQEIFEVELRKAGRVELAVYKNYVAFSGCFIIVVIGLSAILMQASRNGNDLWLSYWVDTTGSSHGGFSTSFYLAVLCIFCIVNSSLTLVRAFSFAFGGLRAAIQVHNTLLKKLIDAPIQFFDQTPAGRILNRFSSDLYTIDDSLPFILNILLANFVGLLGIAIILSYVQVAFLLLLLPFWFIYSKLQFFYRSTSRELRRLDSVSRSPIYATFTETLDGTSTIRAFKSEDCFLAKFTEHVGLYQRTSYSETIASLWLSLRLQLIAAFIISFVAVMAVVGSRGYLPISSGTPGLVGLALSYAAPIVSLLGSFLTSFTETEKEMVSVERALQYMDISQEELEGSQSLGPDWPFQGLIEFQNVTMRYKPSLPPALDGVTFTVAGGTQVGIVGRTGAGKSSILNALFRLSPISGGCILVDGLNIIDVPVRDLRAHFSVVPQTPFLFEGSLRDNLDPLQTSSDLKIWSTLEQCHIKEEVEMAGGLDALVKGSGSSFSVGQRQLLCLARALLKSSRVLCLDECTANVDTQTASILQNAISTECEGMTVITIAHRISTVMNMDHILVLDRGNVIEQGNPQALLRDGFTRFSSFAKASTM